The following proteins are co-located in the Labrys monachus genome:
- a CDS encoding LLM class flavin-dependent oxidoreductase, with product MHFGIFNLMGLRDNPGGIAGVIDDTRSMVKLAEDIGFDIAWFAEHHFTNYSISMSPLMVAAHMAGHTSRIRLGAGVVVLPLYQPMRVAQEIGLLDQLSGGRAVLGVGTGYQAYEFERYGADVALKTEIFLEYWAVVEQVLTQGRAAFQGKHVTLPESVVTMRPVQAPMPPVYCTSPHPPILKALAKWGGVPFVTAGWRGSEALFGITEQVRSAWVQAGLDGARMPVALQQYIHVTDSASEALEAAERARYVGRMVHGLRSNVLTLNGSFVEAAPLPDEPALETFRDNLLIGDAHYVAERLVAEIRRLNPVHYNCFFQFGDMPVARARRALERFGAEVLPLVEREVGPLAAIGSPVAAAAE from the coding sequence ATGCATTTCGGCATATTCAATCTCATGGGCCTGCGCGACAATCCCGGCGGGATCGCGGGGGTCATCGACGATACACGCAGCATGGTGAAGCTGGCCGAGGATATCGGCTTCGACATCGCCTGGTTCGCCGAGCACCACTTCACCAACTACTCGATCAGCATGTCGCCCCTGATGGTCGCCGCCCATATGGCGGGCCATACCAGCCGCATCCGGCTCGGCGCCGGCGTCGTCGTGCTGCCGCTCTACCAGCCGATGCGCGTCGCGCAGGAGATCGGGCTGCTGGACCAGCTCAGCGGCGGGCGGGCGGTGCTGGGCGTCGGGACCGGCTACCAGGCCTATGAGTTCGAGCGCTATGGCGCCGACGTCGCCCTGAAGACGGAGATCTTCCTCGAATATTGGGCCGTGGTCGAGCAGGTGCTGACGCAGGGCCGGGCCGCTTTCCAGGGCAAGCACGTCACGCTGCCGGAATCCGTGGTCACCATGCGTCCGGTGCAGGCGCCGATGCCGCCCGTCTACTGCACCTCGCCGCATCCGCCGATCCTCAAGGCCCTCGCGAAATGGGGCGGCGTTCCCTTCGTCACCGCCGGCTGGCGCGGCTCGGAAGCGCTGTTCGGCATCACCGAGCAGGTCCGCTCCGCCTGGGTCCAGGCCGGGCTCGACGGCGCCCGCATGCCGGTGGCGCTGCAGCAATATATCCACGTCACCGACAGCGCGTCCGAGGCGCTCGAAGCGGCCGAGCGCGCCCGCTATGTCGGGCGCATGGTGCATGGCCTGCGCAGCAATGTGCTGACGCTGAACGGCTCCTTCGTCGAAGCTGCGCCGCTCCCCGACGAGCCTGCCCTCGAAACCTTCCGCGATAACCTCCTGATCGGCGACGCGCACTATGTCGCCGAACGGCTGGTCGCGGAAATCCGCCGGCTCAACCCGGTCCACTACAATTGCTTCTTCCAGTTCGGCGACATGCCGGTCGCCCGGGCCCGGCGCGCGCTGGAGCGCTTCGGCGCCGAGGTGCTGCCGCTGGTCGAGCGGGAAGTGGGGCCGCTCGCGGCCATCGGATCGCCGGTAGCGGCCGCGGCTGAGTGA
- a CDS encoding branched-chain amino acid ABC transporter substrate-binding protein, with product MLKRIFVSAATLAAVFLAAAGSRAETLGPVTDALGVVKIAKGQPIVIGGYASQSGGDTNQGIDELRGAEVAIKDAGGKVLDFPVKLIEEDAQCTAEAGQTAATKLAGNKQILAVLGPSCSSGARAGAPILWKLGVPSVGIGATAPALTAADRPEGFQGFLRVVPNDLKSAAFTADYVWDKLGLKSAATIHDGSPYTEQLVRAFEKDFIAKGGTVLASEAVSPTDTDLRPVLTRIATKKPALIFTPVFTSTIGFLMRQKDEVPGLSDTKVIGGEGVFSANVIEAVGPKIVGFNIVGPSTDLFSPRFPAFVKTFTADYGEAPIGGFSAYGYDAALLTMTAIKAVAQTDADGNLYVGRKALYDAMMASKDLPGLTGTLSCDAHGDCAAATYAIWEFTSDDTASFAPGTNPKRIYP from the coding sequence ATGTTGAAGAGGATATTCGTTTCCGCGGCGACGCTCGCCGCGGTGTTTCTCGCCGCAGCCGGCAGCCGGGCCGAGACGCTCGGCCCCGTCACCGACGCGCTCGGCGTGGTCAAGATCGCCAAGGGGCAGCCGATCGTCATCGGCGGCTATGCCTCGCAGTCCGGTGGCGATACCAACCAGGGCATCGACGAGTTGCGCGGGGCCGAGGTGGCGATCAAGGATGCCGGCGGCAAGGTGCTGGATTTTCCCGTCAAGCTGATCGAGGAGGATGCGCAGTGCACCGCCGAGGCCGGCCAGACGGCGGCGACCAAGCTGGCTGGCAACAAACAGATCCTCGCCGTGCTCGGACCGAGCTGCTCCAGCGGCGCGCGGGCCGGCGCACCGATCCTGTGGAAGCTCGGCGTTCCCAGCGTCGGCATCGGCGCCACCGCGCCGGCGCTCACCGCCGCCGACCGGCCGGAAGGCTTCCAGGGCTTTCTGCGCGTCGTGCCGAACGACCTCAAGAGCGCGGCCTTCACCGCCGACTATGTCTGGGACAAGCTCGGTCTGAAGAGCGCCGCCACCATCCATGACGGCAGCCCCTATACCGAGCAGCTCGTCCGCGCCTTCGAGAAGGATTTCATCGCCAAGGGCGGCACTGTCCTCGCCAGCGAGGCGGTCTCGCCCACCGACACCGACCTGCGCCCGGTGCTCACCCGCATCGCCACCAAGAAGCCGGCCCTGATCTTCACGCCGGTCTTCACCTCCACCATCGGCTTCCTGATGCGGCAGAAGGACGAGGTGCCCGGCCTTTCCGACACCAAGGTGATCGGAGGCGAAGGTGTGTTCAGCGCCAATGTGATCGAGGCGGTCGGCCCGAAGATCGTCGGCTTTAACATCGTCGGGCCCTCGACCGACCTGTTCTCCCCGCGCTTTCCCGCCTTCGTGAAGACCTTCACGGCCGATTACGGCGAAGCGCCGATCGGCGGCTTCAGCGCCTATGGCTATGATGCGGCGCTGCTGACGATGACGGCGATCAAGGCGGTGGCCCAGACCGACGCGGACGGCAACCTCTATGTCGGCCGCAAGGCGCTGTACGACGCCATGATGGCCTCCAAGGACCTGCCGGGTCTGACGGGTACGCTGAGCTGCGACGCCCATGGCGACTGCGCCGCCGCCACCTATGCGATCTGGGAGTTCACCAGCGACGACACGGCCTCGTTCGCGCCCGGCACCAATCCGAAGCGGATCTATCCATGA